One Nicotiana tomentosiformis chromosome 4, ASM39032v3, whole genome shotgun sequence genomic window carries:
- the LOC138909418 gene encoding uncharacterized protein — MFLREFVPQTLRDSWRAEFEQLRQGTMSVSEYAVRFSDLSRHTSTLVSTVREQVRRFIEGISHDIWFCMARDSESNAPFQQVVEIARQLEGMRDHKREDMRDQERVDREAKRPRRPGGHTNPYFGGRVQHGKGFMGHPV; from the coding sequence atgttcttgagagagtttgttccccagactcttcgggattcatggcgcgcggagtttgagcagttacgccagggcaccatgtcagtgtcagagtatgctgttagATTCAGTGATCTGTCCAGACATACATccactttggtttctacagttagagagcaagTTCGCAGGTTCATTGAGGGGATCAGTCATGATATCTGGTTCTGCATGGCTCGAGATTCAGAGTCGAATGCTCCATTTCAGCAGGTAGTAGAGATCGCTCGCCAATTAGAGGGCATGCGAGACCATAAAAGAGAGGACATGCGGGATCAGGAGAGAGtggacagggaggctaagaggcctcgcaGACCGGGAGGACATACTaatccctattttggaggcagggtacaacATGGTAAAGGTTTTATGGGTCATCCAGTTTAG